From a region of the Paenibacillus sp. FSL R10-2734 genome:
- a CDS encoding YdeI family protein, whose product MTNSNTNPKVDGFLRKVKQWQEEYETLRRIVLDCELTEDFKWMHPCYTFENKNIVLIHGFKEYIALLFHKGALLKDAHGILIQQTENVQAARQIRFTNVQEIIEKEAIIKDYIYEAIEVEKAGLEVEFKKNTDFIIPDEFQNKLDELPDLKTAFEALTPGRQRAYLHHFNEPKQSKTRVSRVEKWMPQILSGKGLND is encoded by the coding sequence ATGACAAATAGCAATACGAATCCTAAGGTTGATGGATTTTTAAGGAAAGTAAAACAGTGGCAGGAAGAATACGAGACGTTGAGAAGGATCGTTCTTGACTGTGAATTGACCGAAGATTTTAAGTGGATGCATCCTTGTTATACGTTTGAGAATAAGAACATAGTTTTAATCCATGGATTTAAAGAATATATTGCGCTGCTGTTTCATAAAGGTGCCTTGTTAAAGGATGCCCATGGGATTCTAATTCAACAAACAGAAAATGTGCAGGCGGCGCGTCAGATTCGGTTCACCAATGTTCAAGAGATCATTGAAAAAGAAGCCATCATAAAAGATTATATTTATGAAGCCATTGAAGTTGAAAAAGCCGGTTTAGAAGTGGAATTTAAAAAGAACACAGATTTCATCATTCCTGATGAATTTCAAAATAAACTCGATGAACTCCCAGACTTAAAAACTGCTTTTGAAGCCTTGACGCCTGGGCGGCAAAGAGCATACCTTCATCATTTTAATGAGCCCAAACAATCCAAAACTCGAGTATCTAGGGTTGAAAAATGGATGCCACAAATTCTGAGTGGAAAAGGCTTAAATGATTAA
- the ahpC gene encoding alkyl hydroperoxide reductase subunit C has product MSLIGTEVLPFKASAFQDGKFIDVTEENFKGKWSVVCFYPADFTFVCPTELEDLQNQYETLKQLGVEVYSVSTDTHFTHKAWHESSAAIGKVKYIMIGDPSHVVSRNFDVLIEADGLADRGTFIIDPDGIIQTVEINAGGIGRDASSLVNKIKAAQYVRNHPGEVCPAKWSEGAETLKPSLDLVGKI; this is encoded by the coding sequence ATGTCACTTATCGGAACAGAAGTCCTACCATTCAAAGCAAGCGCATTTCAAGATGGAAAATTCATCGATGTTACAGAAGAAAACTTTAAAGGTAAATGGAGTGTAGTTTGCTTCTACCCAGCTGACTTCACATTCGTATGCCCAACTGAACTTGAAGATCTCCAGAACCAATATGAAACCCTAAAACAATTGGGTGTTGAAGTATATTCCGTTTCCACAGATACTCACTTTACACATAAAGCATGGCATGAAAGCTCTGCAGCTATTGGCAAAGTAAAATACATTATGATCGGCGATCCTTCTCATGTAGTTTCCCGTAACTTTGATGTTCTGATCGAAGCTGACGGTCTTGCTGATCGTGGTACATTCATTATTGATCCAGACGGTATTATCCAAACCGTTGAGATTAATGCTGGTGGTATTGGTCGTGATGCAAGTTCGCTTGTTAACAAAATCAAAGCAGCACAATATGTACGCAATCATCCGGGTGAAGTTTGCCCAGCAAAATGGTCCGAAGGTGCTGAAACACTTAAACCAAGTCTCGATCTTGTAGGTAAGATTTAA
- a CDS encoding aminoglycoside phosphotransferase family protein, with amino-acid sequence MNTITVDLVARLINEQFPEWSDLEIRPVKFSGNDNRTFHLGEHMSVRLPSAAAYAPQVEKEQLWLPILSKELTLPIQVPLAKGKPNEEYPLPWSINKWVEGETLTNQNINDLNQFARDLGAFLIELQSIDASGGPLAGEHNFYRGGSLAVYDEESRHAIENNKDIFNEDVMQKIWELALESTWNSKPIWVHGDIAPGNLLVKDGKLCAVIDFGILGVGDPACDAAMAWTFFDKDSRKIFKDVLNMDEETWNRAIGWALWKALITYNGNRYSNPKVASESLNIINIIKDDFEL; translated from the coding sequence ATGAATACAATAACCGTCGATTTAGTTGCAAGATTAATCAATGAACAATTTCCAGAGTGGTCCGATTTAGAGATTAGACCTGTGAAATTCAGTGGGAATGATAATCGAACTTTTCATTTAGGTGAACATATGAGTGTGAGGTTACCAAGTGCAGCAGCTTATGCTCCACAAGTAGAGAAAGAGCAACTATGGTTGCCCATATTAAGTAAAGAACTCACGTTACCTATTCAAGTACCCTTAGCCAAAGGGAAGCCTAACGAAGAATATCCATTGCCTTGGTCTATCAATAAGTGGGTAGAAGGAGAGACATTAACGAACCAAAATATTAATGATCTTAATCAGTTTGCAAGAGATTTGGGGGCATTTTTGATAGAGTTACAATCTATTGATGCTAGTGGGGGCCCCTTAGCAGGAGAGCATAATTTCTATAGAGGTGGATCTCTAGCTGTGTACGATGAAGAGTCTAGACATGCCATTGAGAATAATAAAGATATTTTTAATGAAGATGTAATGCAAAAAATCTGGGAACTGGCATTAGAATCTACATGGAACTCCAAGCCAATTTGGGTTCATGGAGATATCGCACCAGGGAATTTACTAGTTAAAGATGGAAAGCTATGTGCAGTCATTGATTTCGGAATATTAGGTGTAGGCGATCCTGCTTGTGATGCGGCAATGGCTTGGACTTTTTTTGATAAGGATAGTAGAAAGATATTCAAGGATGTATTAAATATGGATGAAGAAACTTGGAACAGAGCGATAGGGTGGGCTTTGTGGAAAGCGCTGATCACATACAATGGCAATCGATATTCTAACCCAAAGGTAGCGAGTGAATCTTTAAATATTATCAATATAATAAAAGATGACTTTGAATTGTAG